A genomic window from Glaciihabitans sp. INWT7 includes:
- a CDS encoding DUF3043 domain-containing protein produces MAKPDSSSKTDPAAGYDLNTDSISSGKGHATPTRKEREAANMRPLVSSDRKAGNKASRAKMNEAREKARVGMAKGEEKYLPTKDKGVQRRYIRDYVDARWSVGELIIPVMFLVIILTFINNAVVQSIAIFALWGFFLIAVIDCIIAGVLIQRKLTAKYGEEKVQKGNRWYTAMRALQLRPMRLPKPQVKRGDFPA; encoded by the coding sequence GTGGCCAAGCCAGACAGTTCGAGCAAGACCGACCCGGCGGCCGGTTACGACCTCAACACAGACAGCATTTCGAGCGGCAAGGGTCATGCCACGCCGACGCGCAAGGAGCGCGAGGCCGCGAACATGCGCCCGCTCGTGTCGAGCGACCGCAAGGCCGGCAACAAGGCCTCCCGCGCCAAGATGAACGAAGCGCGCGAGAAAGCCCGCGTCGGCATGGCGAAGGGCGAAGAGAAGTACCTGCCGACGAAGGACAAGGGTGTGCAGCGTCGCTACATCCGCGATTACGTCGATGCACGCTGGAGCGTCGGCGAACTGATCATCCCGGTGATGTTCCTGGTGATCATCCTCACCTTCATCAACAACGCCGTCGTCCAGTCGATCGCCATCTTCGCGCTCTGGGGCTTCTTCCTCATCGCCGTTATCGACTGCATCATCGCCGGTGTGCTGATCCAACGCAAGCTGACCGCGAAATACGGCGAAGAGAAGGTGCAGAAGGGCAACCGCTGGTACACCGCCATGCGGGCCCTGCAGCTTCGTCCGATGCGCCTGCCGAAGCCTCAGGTGAAGCGCGGAGACTTCCCGGCCTGA
- the erpA gene encoding iron-sulfur cluster insertion protein ErpA, with protein sequence MTDTALTETKSVETTSEASAHGVGLTDTAATKVRSLYEQEGRDDLRLRVAVQPGGCSGLIYQLYFDERLLDGDATVDFDGVEVVVDKMSVPYLDGATIDFEDTIQKQGFTIDNPNASGSCACGDSFH encoded by the coding sequence CTGACCGACACCGCGCTGACTGAAACCAAGTCCGTCGAGACGACGTCCGAAGCCTCCGCTCACGGCGTCGGCCTCACCGACACCGCAGCCACGAAGGTGCGCAGCCTGTACGAGCAGGAGGGCCGAGACGACCTCCGCCTCCGTGTCGCCGTGCAGCCCGGCGGATGTTCCGGCCTCATCTACCAGCTCTACTTCGACGAGCGCCTGCTCGACGGCGACGCCACCGTCGACTTCGACGGTGTCGAGGTCGTCGTCGACAAGATGAGCGTGCCCTACCTCGATGGCGCCACCATCGACTTCGAAGACACCATCCAGAAGCAGGGCTTCACCATCGACAACCCCAACGCCTCGGGCAGTTGCGCGTGTGGAGACAGTTTCCACTGA
- the hisD gene encoding histidinol dehydrogenase, producing the protein MIQTIDLRGLKPSRAELLALVPRSLTDVNAASAIAQELISDVRERGEEAILDQAERFDGARPALVRQDVAHISAAVRALSVPVRDALEEAIVRVRAASEAQLPSPRVTTLGPGAEVIQRWSPVARVGLYVPGGKAVYPSSVVMNVVPAQVAGVSSVALASPAQRQFDGDIHPTILGAAGLLGIDEVYAMGGAGAIGAFAWGVPGLSLDPVQVITGPGNVYVAAAKRIVRGQVGIDSEAGPTEILVIADATADPFLVATDLISQAEHDELAAAVLVTDSVDLADRVQEQLLRLAPLTPHSSRVDISLRGVQSAVVLVDNMVAAAAFSNVYGPEHLEIQTADPGQVLDLIESAGAIFLGAHSPVSLGDYLAGSNHVLPTGGQARFTPGLGAYTFLRPQQVIRYDRDALKAVGDRVVALATAEDLPAHAAAITARFAGQ; encoded by the coding sequence ATGATCCAGACCATTGACCTTCGGGGACTTAAGCCTAGCCGCGCCGAATTGCTCGCCCTCGTTCCGAGGTCACTAACCGACGTAAACGCCGCGTCGGCGATCGCGCAAGAGCTCATCTCCGACGTGCGAGAGCGGGGCGAGGAGGCCATTCTCGACCAGGCCGAACGGTTCGACGGCGCGCGCCCGGCGCTCGTGCGTCAGGATGTCGCGCACATCTCGGCGGCCGTGCGAGCCCTCAGCGTTCCGGTGCGCGACGCGCTCGAAGAGGCGATCGTGCGCGTGCGTGCGGCCTCGGAGGCCCAGCTGCCCTCGCCGCGTGTGACCACTCTCGGGCCCGGCGCCGAGGTCATCCAGCGCTGGAGCCCGGTTGCCCGCGTCGGCCTGTACGTGCCCGGCGGCAAGGCCGTGTACCCCTCGAGCGTCGTCATGAACGTGGTGCCCGCGCAGGTCGCGGGGGTGTCTTCCGTGGCGCTCGCCTCGCCGGCGCAGCGACAGTTCGACGGAGACATCCACCCCACCATCCTCGGAGCGGCAGGGCTTCTCGGCATCGACGAGGTCTACGCCATGGGCGGTGCCGGTGCGATCGGCGCCTTCGCCTGGGGGGTTCCCGGTCTCAGCCTCGATCCCGTCCAGGTGATCACCGGCCCGGGCAATGTCTACGTGGCCGCGGCCAAGCGCATCGTGCGCGGCCAGGTCGGAATCGACTCCGAGGCCGGGCCGACAGAGATCCTGGTGATCGCGGATGCCACCGCCGATCCGTTCCTCGTCGCGACCGACCTGATCAGCCAGGCCGAGCACGACGAACTCGCCGCCGCGGTGCTGGTCACGGACTCGGTGGACCTCGCCGACCGCGTGCAGGAGCAGCTCCTCAGGCTCGCCCCCCTCACGCCGCACAGCTCTCGCGTCGACATCTCGCTTCGTGGCGTGCAGTCGGCGGTCGTGCTCGTCGACAACATGGTGGCCGCCGCGGCCTTCAGCAACGTCTATGGGCCGGAGCACCTCGAGATCCAGACGGCCGACCCCGGCCAGGTGCTCGATCTCATCGAGAGCGCCGGCGCGATCTTCCTCGGAGCGCACTCGCCCGTGAGCCTCGGCGACTACCTCGCCGGGTCGAACCACGTGCTCCCCACCGGAGGGCAGGCGAGATTCACGCCCGGTCTCGGTGCCTACACCTTCCTGCGCCCCCAGCAGGTGATCCGCTACGACCGCGACGCACTCAAAGCCGTGGGAGACAGGGTGGTCGCGCTGGCGACCGCCGAAGACCTGCCTGCGCACGCCGCCGCGATCACCGCGCGGTTCGCCGGACAGTAG
- a CDS encoding flavin reductase family protein — translation MDEKAPVVTPEEPDGLAAFKHAFRRHAAGVVVITALTPEGKPVGFTATSLASLAAVPPLATFNMAKVASAWPAVAGTDWVAIQTMGARTRHLAERMSGDHDLRFEGDHWAPGPHGLPILEGVTSWMVGRIVERFPVANNVVVVVQVEEGALGEPDAALLYHERTYLKPGETV, via the coding sequence ATGGATGAGAAAGCGCCCGTGGTCACACCGGAAGAGCCGGACGGTCTCGCCGCGTTCAAGCACGCGTTCCGCCGACATGCGGCCGGTGTCGTCGTGATCACCGCCCTCACTCCGGAGGGCAAGCCCGTCGGATTCACCGCGACATCCCTCGCCTCTCTCGCCGCCGTGCCGCCGCTGGCGACCTTCAACATGGCGAAGGTGGCCAGCGCCTGGCCCGCCGTCGCCGGCACGGACTGGGTGGCCATCCAGACCATGGGGGCGCGGACGCGCCACCTGGCGGAGCGGATGTCCGGGGACCACGACCTGCGCTTCGAAGGCGATCACTGGGCGCCGGGGCCGCACGGCCTCCCTATCCTCGAGGGCGTCACCTCGTGGATGGTCGGGCGCATCGTGGAGCGCTTCCCCGTCGCCAACAACGTCGTGGTCGTGGTGCAGGTAGAAGAAGGCGCCCTGGGGGAACCGGATGCCGCGCTGCTCTATCACGAGCGCACCTACCTGAAGCCCGGCGAGACCGTCTAG
- a CDS encoding dipeptidase: MSSPAATRPELLQTLRDSVAGGFPVAVADLSKLVRIPSVSWAAFDPQPVSDSADAVAALVTGLGVFETVQVARAPIGTGADAPLGQPAVLATRAARNGRPTILLYAHHDVQPPGKDEDWDSLPFEPTVRGDRLYGRGAADDKAGVMAHIAAIRSFVETVGPDFDLGLALFIEGEEEFGSRSFTNFLSAHRAELAAGVIVVADSDNWDVDTPALTVGLRGNVTFRLTVSTLEHASHSGMFGGAVPDAMLAAIRLLATLHAEDGSVAVEGLSSREAATPDYPEEQLRHEAALLEGVSPIGSGTILSRLWSKPAITITGIDAPSVGNASNTLSPSVSVKISARIAPGQQGTEAFAALESHLRSNAPFGAHIEIDDVDTGNGFLVDTSGWAVTEAKTSMTDAWGVDAVETGIGGSIPFIADLVEMFPAAQILVTGVEDPDSRAHSPNESLHLGVFQRAILTEAVLLARLNERH; this comes from the coding sequence ATGTCTTCTCCAGCGGCCACACGTCCAGAACTCCTCCAGACTCTCCGCGACTCCGTCGCCGGCGGATTCCCCGTCGCCGTCGCCGATCTGTCGAAACTGGTGCGCATCCCCTCGGTCTCTTGGGCTGCCTTCGATCCGCAGCCGGTCAGCGATAGCGCGGATGCCGTTGCCGCCCTCGTCACCGGGCTCGGTGTCTTCGAGACGGTGCAGGTGGCTCGCGCCCCGATCGGAACGGGGGCGGATGCCCCGCTCGGCCAGCCCGCCGTTCTCGCGACTCGCGCCGCCCGCAACGGGCGGCCCACCATCCTGCTCTATGCGCACCACGACGTGCAGCCGCCCGGCAAGGACGAGGACTGGGACTCCCTCCCCTTCGAGCCAACAGTGCGGGGCGACCGCCTGTATGGTCGCGGCGCCGCAGACGACAAGGCCGGAGTCATGGCCCACATCGCCGCGATCCGTTCCTTCGTCGAGACCGTGGGACCGGACTTCGACCTGGGGCTCGCGCTCTTCATCGAGGGGGAGGAGGAGTTCGGTTCGCGATCGTTCACGAACTTCCTCAGCGCGCACCGGGCGGAACTGGCCGCGGGCGTCATCGTCGTCGCCGATTCCGACAACTGGGACGTCGACACCCCGGCCCTCACCGTCGGTCTCCGCGGTAATGTCACGTTCCGCCTCACGGTCTCGACGTTGGAGCACGCCTCACACTCCGGAATGTTCGGGGGAGCGGTTCCGGATGCCATGCTCGCGGCCATCCGCCTGCTGGCCACCCTGCACGCCGAAGACGGATCCGTCGCGGTCGAGGGCCTCAGCTCGCGGGAGGCCGCGACGCCCGATTACCCCGAGGAGCAGCTGCGCCACGAGGCGGCCCTGCTCGAAGGCGTGTCTCCGATCGGCTCCGGCACCATCCTCAGTCGCCTCTGGTCCAAACCGGCCATCACCATCACGGGAATCGATGCTCCGAGCGTCGGGAACGCCTCGAACACGCTTTCCCCCTCGGTCAGCGTCAAGATCAGCGCGCGGATCGCCCCCGGCCAGCAGGGCACCGAGGCCTTCGCGGCCCTCGAGAGCCACCTCCGCTCGAACGCGCCATTCGGTGCCCACATCGAGATCGACGACGTGGACACCGGAAACGGATTCCTGGTCGACACGAGCGGCTGGGCGGTGACCGAGGCGAAGACCTCGATGACGGATGCCTGGGGAGTCGACGCCGTCGAGACCGGTATCGGCGGGTCGATCCCCTTCATCGCCGACCTCGTCGAGATGTTCCCCGCGGCACAGATCCTCGTGACCGGGGTCGAGGATCCCGACTCGCGCGCGCACAGCCCCAATGAGTCTTTGCACCTCGGAGTGTTCCAGCGGGCGATCCTCACGGAGGCAGTTCTGCTTGCGCGACTCAACGAACGCCACTGA
- a CDS encoding quinone-dependent dihydroorotate dehydrogenase → MYRLLFRLVLTRLDPETAHHLAFDVIRWLPRIGLGAILRRLSRPGPSLAVETLGLRFGSPFGVAAGFDKDGRAIQGLGQLGFGHVEVGTITAIAQPGNERPRLFRLIRDNAVINRMGFNNRGAADAAPRFARELARGIRPVIGANIGKSRVVDVDDAIADYLVSARLLAPVSDYLAVNVSSPNTPGLRGLQELDKLTPLLTAVNAAAGDTPVLVKIAPDLTDDQVRRIAELAVELGLAGIIATNTTLSRDGLVTDAAIVEAAGAGGLSGAPLAGRSIAVLRIIRTAVPEDFCVISVGGVDTAADVAERLAAGATLVQGYTAFLYRGPLWARSINRGLAKLGR, encoded by the coding sequence ATGTATCGACTACTCTTCAGGCTCGTCCTCACCCGGCTCGATCCGGAGACCGCGCACCACCTCGCGTTCGACGTGATCCGCTGGCTTCCTCGCATCGGACTCGGCGCTATCCTCCGACGACTCAGTCGTCCCGGCCCGTCCCTCGCGGTCGAGACCCTTGGCCTGAGATTCGGCTCACCTTTCGGCGTCGCCGCCGGTTTCGACAAGGACGGCCGAGCAATCCAGGGCCTCGGCCAGCTCGGATTCGGCCACGTTGAGGTTGGCACCATAACGGCGATCGCGCAGCCGGGAAACGAGCGTCCGCGCCTGTTCCGGCTGATTCGCGACAACGCGGTGATCAACCGCATGGGCTTCAACAATCGGGGAGCGGCGGATGCGGCACCTCGATTCGCGCGCGAGCTGGCCCGCGGCATCCGTCCGGTCATCGGCGCGAATATCGGAAAGAGCCGCGTCGTCGATGTGGATGACGCGATCGCCGACTATCTCGTCAGCGCACGCCTGCTGGCGCCGGTGAGCGACTACCTCGCGGTGAACGTGAGTTCCCCGAACACTCCGGGTTTGCGCGGACTGCAGGAGCTCGACAAGCTCACCCCCCTGCTCACCGCCGTGAACGCCGCCGCGGGAGACACCCCCGTGCTCGTGAAGATCGCGCCGGACCTCACCGACGACCAGGTGCGGCGAATCGCTGAACTCGCGGTGGAACTCGGCCTCGCCGGCATCATCGCCACAAACACGACCCTGTCCCGTGACGGGCTGGTGACAGATGCTGCGATCGTCGAGGCTGCAGGAGCGGGAGGGCTCTCCGGCGCTCCCCTCGCCGGCCGATCGATCGCGGTGCTCCGCATCATCCGCACCGCCGTGCCGGAGGACTTCTGCGTGATCTCCGTCGGGGGAGTGGACACCGCCGCGGACGTAGCAGAACGCCTCGCCGCCGGTGCGACCCTCGTGCAGGGCTACACCGCGTTCCTCTACCGTGGGCCACTCTGGGCGCGGTCGATCAACCGCGGGTTGGCGAAGCTCGGCCGCTGA
- the nrdR gene encoding transcriptional regulator NrdR, whose product MFCPFCRYPDSRVIDSRTSDDGMSIRRRRQCPDCGRRFSTTETASLNVVKRSGVVQPFSREKIVSGVRKACQGRPVTDTDLAMLAQRVEETIRATGASQVDANDIGLAILPPLRELDEVAYLRFASVYQGFDSLEDFEAAITLLRVEHDAAAEVTEN is encoded by the coding sequence ATGTTCTGCCCCTTCTGCAGGTATCCCGATTCCCGTGTCATCGACTCGCGCACGAGCGACGACGGCATGTCGATCCGCCGTCGCCGCCAGTGTCCGGACTGCGGCCGACGCTTCTCCACCACCGAGACCGCGAGTCTCAACGTCGTGAAGCGCAGCGGCGTCGTGCAGCCCTTCAGCCGGGAGAAAATCGTCTCCGGCGTGCGCAAAGCCTGCCAGGGCCGACCGGTCACCGATACGGATCTGGCGATGCTCGCCCAGCGGGTCGAGGAGACGATTCGTGCCACCGGCGCGTCCCAGGTGGATGCGAACGACATCGGACTCGCGATCCTGCCTCCACTGCGAGAGCTCGACGAGGTCGCCTACCTGCGCTTCGCCAGCGTCTATCAGGGGTTCGACTCCCTCGAGGACTTCGAGGCGGCCATCACCCTCCTCCGGGTCGAACACGACGCCGCAGCCGAGGTCACCGAGAACTGA